In Gadus morhua chromosome 5, gadMor3.0, whole genome shotgun sequence, the genomic stretch TGTCACTGTTTTagtacataataaataaataaataagtaaacaacagagtgaaggagagaagaggaaaagagcAGAGAATAGTGTGGAAAGGCGTAAATaaagaagtaaacaacagagggaaGCTTAGGAGAGAAGAAaagggtgaagaaaagaaaagcattgaaggagaagagaacagacggGAGTCTTACATCTTTGTATATGTTTTGACttggtaattattattaattacatcttgatgatatttactagctactggtctggcagctgtctttgcacatgacacttaactttgtaagagagatttttttttcatgtattattctatctttgtgtttttgacactgctgtgcactactgatacatgatatttgtgggtgctgatattttgattttttaaccttttgcaggggcgccaccagggatgttgggccccatgaaaatatatcacactgggtcccaccatcacacaGAGGCAACGCCAATCGTGTGCAGTTTCTGTAACCACACCTCTACCTGGGAAGGCTTTAATTATCTTATAGTCCGATACTAACTTTACAATATCTACTGACACTGAGCtgtgataatataacactgtgAAGACATGCAGGAGACATTCTGCGTACTGAttaagtgtttgtttaattctaaattttattttctattaaaatccattaatgatgtttctatattaacataactaatgttctaatattttttcTGGGCCCCTGTCAATCACGGGCCCTCAGAATTGTGTAATAAAAGCTggttaaaatacatgaaaagtacttgtccccattttttatttcataatgataatatgtaatgatttttcaccgccgcattgaaaatgtcccagattttcatttcagaaatctggtcaccttgggcaaatcatgcaaaataacaatattgaccctcattgctatgctgatgacacgcaaatctatgtatcgctatcaccaaatgactatcggcccatagatctgctgtgccagtgcattgagcaagtgaaagactggatgtgccgaaatttccttaaactaaatgaggacaaaaccgagataattgtatttggttctaaaacggaaaggcttaaagtaacccaacaccttcactctctgtccctgaaaacctcaatcagagccagaaatctaggggttatcatggatcaagatttacatttcgacagtcacgtcaaatcagttacaaaatctgcctATTATCACCTTataaatgtagcaagacttagagggctcatgtccatcgaagacttacaaaaacttgtacatgcctttatcactataagcttgattactgcaatggtctccttacaggtctcccaaaaccaACTCGGAGGAAGCTTtcgcttgttcagaatgctgttGCTAGAGTtgtaacaaagaccaaaaaatttgaacatattacaccaattcttaaatcgttacattggcttcctgtaggtcagagaattgattttaaaatcatcttgctaacctataaatccctacatggtttaggcccaacatatttaactgatatgcttccactgcataagccttctagaccactaagattctctgagaccaatctgttaattatccccagagtaaacacgaaacatgggaaagcaggatttagttacaaatagctggaataaactccctgaggatttaagacttgccctaactctgagcacctttaaaacaagactgaagactttatgtttgctttagctttctgctaaatcttaaatgcattgcactttctaaaaaggtTTTTTAAATTTGCCTTTATCTTCTATTTTAAttctaaaatgcctttttaattttctattttactaatttctttgcatatgttttattttactcatctatcattttatttatagtatgacaatgtttatatgtgaagcactttgagtctgccttgtgtatgaaaagtgctatataaataaagttgccttgccttgccttgccttgcctaataaaacgcttgaggtggcgttttgaaaagagaaaaagtccaaaaaattgagtacatggcataaagataattatgagcctttaaTTGATATCCAGTCATTTTTgcagagacacattcctgttccttacttgtattggagtgaacggagatatctacttcaatctgggccccttgaatcaagggacccgtccacagaccgcttaaacagctgcaataccaggcttggccgctgagcactggtggattgcggaagtatatgtACTACtgactgttcctgggggcttgggtTAGCCAGATTGTAGCGCATATCTAAATAGCGAGCTTAGTAAACTTATAGCATCTCGTTGCTTAAATTAAAGAAATCCACGGGAACCCTCCCTTGAGATACCAGAAACATGCCAACCAAGTGGTTCTGATCTGCAGCGGTGAAGTTGTGCGGCGTTGAGGAGTTTTGCGGCGGTGAGGAGTTGTGTATCATGCATCAGAGTAAAGGAGCTGTCAGGGTCCAGGAGGTGATCGGTGCTCTGTGCAGGATGCTGACAGCTACTGGCCTGGACTCCGTCCCCACACCAGAGGTCTTTAGAAGGGCTAAATTCAACTGTGGACCTGAGGTGGTAAGTTAGTCACGTTTTCAGAGAGTTATTCAGACTGCTACAGAAAGAGGTGAACCGTTCCCTTCTTGTTTTGCAGGAGGATCCATTGTGGAAATTGCTCGCCAGTGTTCTTAAAACATGTAACATAATTTCTGTTGAAGCCCCAGAGTTGCCAGAGAGTAGGTAACACTTTAAAAATAAGCTTGTTTCATTCTAGAAAGCGATTCCCCCCGTCACTGGTTATGCACTGAAGAGCAGTAGGCTACAGTTGTTGTGCATTCAGTTTAACAGGTCAACTGTGTATACCGCATGTATAGCTTTTTTTCCACTTCTGTTTTGGTATAAGTAAGCATTATGATCCAAAATAATTAATGGAAAATGTGTGTTAAAGCCCTTATGTACATTTCCCTCAAATTATATTGATTTCTTTTTTGTGATATTATCATATTTTTCCCTCTTTGTCACCTTTTGAGTGGCCTCTGACCACAGGAGGCTGGTGGCCGTCGGTCTGTGGCAGAGTGGCTACCATGTCGACTGGATCAGATGTGttggagagcaggggggggagtTTGTCCGCTGCAGTAGGGAGCTGCTCCTGGCCCTGGGCTGGCTGTTGGCGACAGGCGCCGTGGAGACCTTGCTGGCCCACAGAGCGAAGCAGCTTGACTCCACGCGGCGGGACCCTGCAGTGGTAGGCACTACAGTCGAGGCCTAGTGTCTGTAAAGCCCTTTGTCACGGTGTCTGTCTTCAGGCCCCACATAATACCACAACCCCCTAACCCAAAACCCTCTCAATGGTGAAGAAACACAACAAGGAAATCTAAATATCAAGGACTCACTTTAGAAACCTTGAGCTGCACCACAGAAGAGGGGTCCTGGCTCTAGTGCTGGTCCAGAGGGCCGTGCTGGGACCATaaacagcatggaggcagaagcCCGAGGGTTTCTTAATGCTAGAATTTAAATGGCATTAAGAATATATTAATGCTATGGCCTATAAATGCTTTATAGGCCATTACAATAACATAATGGCCTAGAAATGTACtaattgtaagtcactttggataaaagcgtctgctaaatgccctaaatgtaaatgtaattaaaCTAACCCCTTAAGTGTTGGAAGGTTttacatttgtatgtgtttctTAACTAGACCACCTTTGACCATTTCCTGCCATAGGTTGAAAATGTATCCACTCGTTGGATTACGTAGTTAAGTAATATTTTGTATAGGATTGCAAGATCCCTCCCTACCACATGGCAGCAGTGATACACAATGATCATTCTGTATTCTGTACCTTTGGCTCTATCTTAAATAGAGCCAAAGGTTGACTTGGTCTTACATATTTTGCATAGCAATATCAGAAAAACTATTGTGGTGTTATGTGTTAGAATTATTTAAATGATAGATACTCAAGACTACATGTTTTTATTGTAATGCTGTCAACAGTTGATGACATTACATGTAATAACTTTAATGCTGTCAACACAGTCGATGGCATTTCATGTTATAATTTTAATGCTGTCAACACTGTCGATGGCATTACATGTTATAACTTTAATGCTGTCAACACAATCAATGGCATACATGTAATAACTTTAATGCTGTCAACACTGTTGAGGACATTACATGTTATTACTGTAATGCTGTCAACACAGTCGATGGCATTACATGTTATTACTGTAATGCTGTCAACACAGTCGATGGCATTACATGTTATTACTGTAATGCTGTCAACACAAGCGATGGCCTTACATTTAATCAAGGAACACCATTTTtcagattgattgattgatctaTTTTTCTTGATACATAATTTCTAGACTAAACATGGTGTTTCTCTTTTCCCTCAGATGACTCCTCCCACTGTGGGGGAGGCCCAGATGGACCGCCCctctctgaggaagcttcagtgGCTGTTTGGCTCTTTGAGGTCCCAGAGGCGGAGCCTTCTATCAATGCAGGAAGAGCAGAGCAAGCTCGTGACCATGGTAAGGAAATATATGCAAGCGCAGTAGCGCACACATCTATTGAACACAGTGAGGAACCACGCACACATATCACACTTCTATTGAACATAGTGAAGAACCAAACACACATCTATTGAACACAGTGAggaaccacacgcacacacatcacacatctaTCTTCAGACAAATGCCCAGTCTTGCCATTAACCAAAGAGCTAGCGAGGTTGTTTAATGGTCCCTGGCCAATGGTGTGTTAACAAAATGTGTTAGCGGTATCATTCCTCCTAACCAAGGTGTCTTTTCACGCCTCAGGCCCTGTCGGTCGGCctttcctcttcatcctcctcaatGTCAACCTTCGTCTCTGACACTAACTCTGCACTGCAggaggtacatttgtgtgttggtttttatttttgtcGAGTCAATGCACTGAAAGCTGCATCGTCCAAGTCCAATCTAATCTATTCCAAAATAAGTCTTTCTCTGAGCAGACCATATTCAGTTAGTAGTCGAGCTATTAAGTGTTATTAATAGTGTGTTGATCGCACAGTTCAGCTATACTAACATAGTTAATGCACAAGTTCAACTTTTCATTGGATATTGCTCCATGCATATGGTAACTTATCATGTTTATTGTCACTATTCTCTACACAACAAAGCATTGttaaaggacaaatccggtgttaaatggatctgggatatgtttagtatgataacgggttgggatgttcgtttgggagcaaaaaggCGAATGTATACGCATTCTTAAGTTTGCTGTTTTCAgacgattctaccaaaacgctataaacttggaacgatgggggcatgtgtTACAGTGGGGGCACTtacaaggctagaagtagcctgacacttctttggtagtataataagggtcttaacatataaaacgaggcattgataactttgtaagtgtacagattgtttattaaaaagggcattttatacacacaataccatccgTAGTTCAtccgccatcttgtttttaagactcgataagtagattgacaAACACAGAGCTTGTGCCATCCGTCAACAACAAGCAAGCTCTCACaataaccctgtgtgtgtgtcaagtaggAGTGTGTCCGTATGCAGGACCTGAGCCAACTCCTGAAGTCATACACCGactggaaacacacagagaagctGTTCTGGGTGTGGATGGTGAGATCAAACACTGTCTACAGCTCACTGTGTGCAGAATGCAGAGTATAACGGAGTATGAAATACATGGAGTAAGCCATACAATGACAGTGTTGAACGGACAAGGTAGCGACTCAATTTCGTTGGGTTGCATCCCGTAAAGTGCACTTTATACACAAACTCTTTTTTTGTacaattcaataaaataatacaatagcCTAAAATAACACAAATCTACTACATATAGTGTCTCACAACTGCTGTTACGCGTATTAATAAACATATCAATATACGTATAAATTTACGTACTAATAAACCTTACTGTGTTCACAACATGATCAAGTCATTCTACCAACAAAATGTCATCTGAAGCAATATGATGCATTATTATTAGTTAGTATTTGGATTATTTACCTGATGACACCAAGGTGTAACtatcagcatacacacacaacatttctgCATATTGTCCGAGCCGAATTGCAAATTCCATCCACACGTACCTCCCTCGTAGAGGCATAATCTGACCAGATCCCATCGTATTTCACTTTcgattaataataatttaaccTACATGATGTCATTGACAGCGATATTCAACAGAGTGTTGTCTTTTGCATCAGTGATGTAGAACTGTTGCCCTCTAGATCATAgcgttgtctctgtgtgttaggACAGCGTGGTGGAGGGCCATGCGACAGACCAGAGGGTGGCGTGTCCGCTGGATTCAGACGCTAATGCCTCGGCCAATAGGAGCAGAGCTGTCTGTCCCCATGGTGACTGGGGCCTTGAGTGCCTCAACGACATGCTGTTGGGACTTCCGACAGTGCAGAGAAAGGTATACAGAGGCAtgatgcagacagacacacagctggTATGGGACATACTGAATGACTGCAGAACCACAAACCATCACTAAGATTTTACAGTAAAGGAAACATTCATTACCATTAGTGAATTTAATAACAAGCTTTAACTGATGTTGTTGAACAGTTTATTGATGTGTTCATGCATTATTTTACTCACTAACTCTTAACTCCAACCCTAACGCTGTATAATAGTGGCTCTTCTATTTGCATTAACTCATGTTAATGAATGTAACCTTAATATAACGTAGAAGCCATCTTCTGTTTAGAGAGGAcagcgaggagaggagaaggagccaGGAGGACGTCGTCGGGGACAGGAGAGCGATGACAGACCACCAGCGGAGCGCGACGGCgggacagccccccccctgcccccctgcctctctccttcaGCACAGGGGTACAGGCTCAGGCTCCAGGGGGAGGCTGGGGACCCTGGGGCCCTGAGGGCCTCTGAGAGACGCCGGCTGCTGATGCTGACAGAGTCCTCCTtactggaggggagggagagatgccAACGGGCCAATAGGATGCAGTTCCAGGAGATGATTGGCAGGCTAGAGGATATGGTGTTGATAGCACCTTAAGTGATTTCAAGTCtactgaataaaaaaaacaatactgtgtgtgtgtgtgtgtgtgtatgacactTATTGGCTCTTATATTCATACCAATCATCTTTTAAATCCACTCAAATCGATTATCATTAAATCATTTTAATAATTGCTACAAAGGAACACCGTTAGGATAcagcaatacaaaaaaaaatctgaaatgaCAGTGATTtctaaatgaaaataaataaattacaatGTGCAGGTGTAGTTAATATAGATTTGCCCTGAGTTGAATTACATTTTGTTGTGTGGTAATTGTTGTGCCTTAATGAGATGTCTTTTAAGGGCCTGCATCACAGGACATGTGTCACCTGGTGCACTGTCATGTAAAATATTGATGCAATGCCGGACCTTGAATTTCCTCATGAAATTTAAATTTTAACATCTTCCTTTGTTCTAAATGACAACATTGTCATTGATTTGGTCCAGCTGGTTCCCTGACAACATTGGGTAAAACCAGGGTCAAACCCGCTATGTTTCCCATCACCAAGTACTACTGTGGTCTTTTCTAGCTGCAGACAAACTAATATTGTTTGAGAAGAAGACAATTATTTGCCCTAACTACAACATACTTgtagaaaaacaacaaattcATCAGAATtgtgtaaatatatttaatatctGAAACTttcagaatacacacacatcaactgACACATCTTAACCTTTGGgactatttaaatattttacataCTGAGGTCAGTTTAAAATACTTCAGGTTTATTGGTTTATTCTTGATATATACATGGCTGTTTTATTGAAAATTTTACACAAATAAGCACACTGGCTTAAAATGTAGGTGAATGATCATTTTGTGTTAACAACCAGCAGTTTCTGCATGTAGGAGTTGAGCCACTTCTGTCGCTCCATGGCTGTGAGCAGCTTGCTCTTCTCTCTGAAGGCTGCGTCGTCTGCTACCACCATGTTCCTCTTACCCACGGAGCCACGGCTCCACTCAGCCGGCCAGCCTTTATCCATCCTACACACCATAACATGTTTcatgacacatacacagatacaggcATGTATAGTGTCGCCAATATTGATAATGCCCTAAATGAATGGTTATTTCAACAGTCAAGATTTCTACAATCTTACCTATGAAATGTTGAGCCTTAAATAAACTCATGAGGTGTAAGACTGAAAGTAAAGTCGGATAAATCCTGCTTCTGTACACCAAAGCTCAGATATTCTCTTGTTTTGTTACTGTTTCAGATCAGGTGATTAACTGCATCAGAGACGCATGTCACATATGTTTAAATATGTGCCATTACCCAATGTTGAAAGGATTTACctggactcttcaccttctgaAAGCTGGGACTTGGGACCAGACAGCCACACCCTACCAATTAAACGTGGCTTGCTATTGGCTGCTGCCATGAGGCCAGGTGCTGACGTCAGCTCAATTCCCCAGTTGTGAAGTGAGAAATAGGGAAGGTGGACATCATAGTCATCTTCTGTCACCTCATCTGAATTGTCTGGACTGCTAAAAACATAGAAGAACAGATGAAAGGTTAGCACATGATCTAATATCTCATATTTCAGTTTATTAAATACTATTTAGTTTGTTCAATTATCCATTTTCAGTGTAGCACTAGTGCAGGTGTGACATCAATCAGGCAAACTTGAAGAATCCAAACATTTAGAATACAGGCGAgctttataataaaaataacaatttttTAATCAACATCTTTTTTTTCAGACCTTTGGGATTCATCAGCTAACTAAATTATCATCACTGCGGTTGGTCGGTATTCATAAGAAATGATTCCTCAAATTTGATAAATAAATTAATGGTATTTTGCAGTTTCCATATTTCTATTTTATATATGCttttaataatgaattaaaAACACCCAAGTTCAAAAAAGGATAGAGGATTGTATTCCTGTATTTAATTATGTTTCTGCATCTGCAGTGCACCAGCTTCTAAATAATAACCAATAGTATGTCATGCTCAAGGGAGCTCTTCCAATGAATGCTGTTATTGCGAAGAGCGTCCACCAACGTCCCCAACAAATAACAGCTCTTGCAGAGCtgttttctcactttctttAAAGGGCTCCTTACCAGCCGCAGAgctatctaaccctaaccctaaccccctgcTGCCAGGACCTAGCTCTACAGAGGGCCTTTTCCATTGCtgtcccctccacctctctccccagaCCCATCCAGGACCTCACTCTCTTCGAGTCCTCCCTCAAAATCCATCTCTTCAAACTTGCCTTCAACGTTTTAACTCTTTTAATTTTTTCATGTAATCTTCTTTCTTTTATTCTAAATTATATCCATATGGCTATTTTCTAACGTTTTCATTATGTGATATAATTTATGCCGTAAAGTTTCAAAATAGAtgtattcttatttttatttgtattcttcttACCTGAGCTGTAGAAGAGGTCGAGGGTACCCCGAGGTCAGCAGAGTGGTAGCCAGGATGCAAAGCAGAAGCAAGGAAGATCGGGAAAACATGGGCAGCTGAGACATCCTTAAAGCACCGAGAACCAGAGGATTCATCATcacaaaggaagaaagaaagacagaggatTCAGATGGTAAGCAGCGTGCCGGATTGTGTAGCCAGTAGCAAGAAGCTCGCTTAGCTGCTCAGAATAGTGGCAGCACAAAAGGTTGTGCAGTTTGTAATAAAGAGTAGTGGAAAGAAGCTTATAACCCTTTTTATGTGTTGCAATACGGTTGTGTTACATAACTTTTTTTGCCCCAACAATGTCCTTCATAGGATAGAGCGCTATACTCCATCCTACATACCTACCTTAGTTTGTTCTTAAAAGTCACCGTACTATTTTATacaaacttatttttttctctttattatCGTGCCTTGTCTTGATAAATAATTACATAATGCAAACCCAAATATTATGGTTAATGTCAGAGCAGCAAAAGCATCTTTCCAAGTGAAAATCCACCGCACCACCAACAGAACCACAGCCACCTTCACTCAATGCAGAAAGGCGACCAAAAGCATGTTGCTTACCTGCTTTATCAGCTGATATATCTGCTGACCTATGGATCAGCCGGTTGAATGGATCTGCTGCAGATATACGATCCTAGGAAGCTGCTTCTGAATATTAACCTTCAGAGTTCAACGTTGACCAGTTTTGTAACATAGATTCTCAGGTTATGGTGAGCGCTCCGCTCAGCCTCTTTCCGTCAGTTACCTTTGGTCTGCACACCTTTATGAGCAAGTCTAACCCCCAatgcctttacacacacacacacacacacacacacacacacacacacacacacacacacacacacacacacacacacacacacacacacacacacacacacacacacacacacaccatcaaaacAGATCAAGTGCAACATGTACGGCTGAAGCAGCTTGTGACGTAGTAAGTGAAGCTACTAGTGGACATAGTCTGTTAGCTTGTTAGCGGCTTATTGCAGAGATTTAGTTGTGCAGCGGATGTTATGTTATGATCATTAAAAGGAtgacgtgtacacacacacacacgcacgcacacacacacacacacacacacacacacacacacacacacacacacacacacacacacacacacacacacacacacacacacacacacacacacacacacacacacagagctgacTAAACTATCCTTGGATATTTCCTCGATACACACAATAGAAATGGCAAAAAATCCATTCATGAATATTTGACTAACCCTTTtgctattattaatataattaagTGAATTATTTCAAACTATCTATGTAGCCTAATTATCTTATAAAACGTCCCATTTGAACAACTAATTATAACTATATTTTCAAAGACTTGCAAGCTTGCCGTCTTGACCTTAATGTAGCACATCTAGATCGCTACATGTATGAACAAACACTCAATACTTTGTACAAACGCTAGAATCATGCTGGACAATCTGTGAATATAAGTGTGTCTTTCCTTTAGAATCATGCTTTCTGTGAAAAGGACCTTTCGTCTGAACTATGCAGAACTTTTAACAAAGTAAGTTTTTCCCTTAATATTTTGAATAAAGGCCCGACAAATAAAGGCCTCGAACTATCGATCAACTCTCCATGATTAATGAAGATGGCTATATTTTTAAATTATCCTGATATATACATTCCATGATGAGGGAATTTCAATTTCAAGAAAAAAATGATAATCTATTTAGTTAGGCTAAACAGATGATTTAATGCAAGTATTTATACATGCTCTCAAAGTCCTCTAAAGGGCTATGTTGCTATAATTGTGTTTCTGTTCTTCTGCAACAGCTTCAGGTGGGTAAATATTATTggaattaaatgtttttttcataaTAAACCAGATACCAAAATGGGATTATTATTTTCTAAAGGTCAAACCACGTGTGACCTTGTCACTAATGGTAAGCCTACCCCATAATCAATTCCATAGTAGCAAAACCCCCAACAGATGAGGTGAGGGAGGTGATATTTCAACCATGCTCATACCATACCATGCCTTTGGTCGGTACTCTCAAAATgtatctttttaaaaaagcattttgctAAATTTTCTTTTATAGGTTCTCCCTTTTAACCCTTTTTATTGTTAATTTTTAATTGGTGTAATTGCTTTTATTCTCatagtttttatttttacttctctgtagcactttgagattctagtaaatataaagtgcaatacaaataacatttattattattattactctcaCTACTAACGTTCTCTATGGTTTGTACTGGTGCACATAAGAAATACCTTATTAGTCAAGTGAGAGTTACTCTCATTTTTGTGGATAATTAACACTACTACATAGTAAAGtctgaactgtgtctgtgttagacTACTTCAATTTGGAATTCTAATGGAAAAAACTAAATCAATGAGTGCGGTGTTTACCTGAGAAATTTTGAATACGGTTTAGAAATAACATGCAATACATCGACGTCCTTACCACCGTGTGGCAGGCATCAGCAGTCAGAAGCTATACAAGACAAATGAACAAGATAACTATGAAGCTTGTTGACCCCTATGTAGTAGCTTCACTTTAAACTGTAGGGCTTTCTTTAAGGTCATGTGGTGCTCTATTATTTCCAGCGTTTTGAGTTGATGGCGTACCGGAAGCTTGTTAGCATTTGGGAGCTGCTGTTGGACCTCGTTACCACAGTGGCTTTGCTAGGCACCCTTGAAAAAGAAGCAGTTGATCTTCAGAATAGTTCCGGAACTTTCTGGATGTTAGGAGGCTAACAAGCTTTGTACAGCCACAGTCCAAGCTATGACACGGCTGATATACCATCACTAAAAAATGCTATGTATCTTTTCTCTTATTTGTCGAACAACTTTGTATTTCCCCATTTCCTCAGTGGATATGTATACATCCTACAAAAATAGGAAAATGGCACTCGTTTTTCTCCTGCATTTGTTCATCATTTTAGTTTGAATTCATcttgatttatattttttttctccaggtgtgcacatcaacacacatcagACACCACATTGAGAATGGCATCATTATCTGTGTTATGTGAACCTTATGGCATTCTGGCTTTTAGATGTATTATATTTAAATGGACTGAAGGAACATCAATGGGCACGTTTTATTCTTGAAAAACGTTCTAGTTGGGTTGCAGTAGAAAAGTAGTACATAGGGCAAATGTATTTTGATGCTGTAGTTTTAGTTTTTGAAACATAATATTCTTTTCAAAAAGTAGTTCAAACAACATAGGGAAAACgtaacaatttatttacataaACATAGTGAAAGATTGATTATGGAGTTCCCAGCTCGTAGTATTTCTACTTTTCTTAACTTTATAAACATGTTACAATAAAATGATTGAACAATGTTTcacattaacttttttttttttctctctctaaatGTTCTTGTTGCAACAAGTTTCTCGCAACTGTTTAATGTTTAAGAACAGAGCATCGTAGATGTTAATGTAATATTACTgtacatattgtgtgtgtatattttcaaCTTTTATGCTATGGCATTTGCTTTGAGAACTTTGGAGTTTGTAACATTGAAAACATGAATTTAGAAAGAGGATAATAGGAAGGAGTTATTCCACATTTTCGCTGTTCTGTTTGCCATTATGTTTAGAAACCTAGGCAGAAATAGGCTTTCCATATGTATACAATGTAAACAGTGATGATGTTGTAATACTGTGCCAATATAAATTGTTTGTTGAAGCCCTTCCAAAGAGTTACAAAGTGATCAGACTTTCCCCTGCTTGCTCCTGAATAGCGTCGTCCAATGTCACAACCGATTTTGTGTCGTCCTGGTTCCCAGTTTCCCCAGGACCATCACTATCGAGGACCTGTTTGGGATCCACAGGGGGAACGATATCGGTCTGGATATCAGCTATAAGGTGGGCTGGGTGGAACACAAAACAGTAGCCCCCTGGCGGTAGGCTGTTCTTCACCCCCAGAGCCAGCTCTGTCGGTGCCAGGGGCCGCATGAGGCCGTCCATAAACAAACTGATAATGTAGGAGTCTATTATGGACAaataaacacaggaaaaggggGGGGATTTAGTTTGTTGTAATCTACAACCTCGCCTCTAGATGCAATTTAATCAAAGACACTGCACTGTTAAGGCAAACATTATAATTGGAACAGAATAATTCATAGATTTT encodes the following:
- the pth2 gene encoding tuberoinfundibular peptide of 39 residues yields the protein MMNPLVLGALRMSQLPMFSRSSLLLLCILATTLLTSGYPRPLLQLSSPDNSDEVTEDDYDVHLPYFSLHNWGIELTSAPGLMAAANSKPRLIGRVWLSGPKSQLSEGEESRMDKGWPAEWSRGSVGKRNMVVADDAAFREKSKLLTAMERQKWLNSYMQKLLVVNTK
- the tedc1 gene encoding tubulin epsilon and delta complex protein 1 yields the protein MHQSKGAVRVQEVIGALCRMLTATGLDSVPTPEVFRRAKFNCGPEVEDPLWKLLASVLKTCNIISVEAPELPEMASDHRRLVAVGLWQSGYHVDWIRCVGEQGGEFVRCSRELLLALGWLLATGAVETLLAHRAKQLDSTRRDPAVMTPPTVGEAQMDRPSLRKLQWLFGSLRSQRRSLLSMQEEQSKLVTMALSVGLSSSSSSMSTFVSDTNSALQEECVRMQDLSQLLKSYTDWKHTEKLFWVWMDSVVEGHATDQRVACPLDSDANASANRSRAVCPHGDWGLECLNDMLLGLPTVQRKRGQRGEEKEPGGRRRGQESDDRPPAERDGGTAPPLPPCLSPSAQGYRLRLQGEAGDPGALRASERRRLLMLTESSLLEGRERCQRANRMQFQEMIGRLEDMVLIAP